In Moorena sp. SIOASIH, the following proteins share a genomic window:
- a CDS encoding mercuric reductase — MSSSQYQRVTVPPMDEYNQRLVNYVHPGDWVNPKPVDCYDLVVIGAGTAGLVTAAGAAGIGVGLKVALIERHLMGGDCLNVGCVPSKCLIRSSRVVAEMRNAGAFGVKVPDNIEVDFPAVMERMRRLRAGISHHDSAKRFKDTYGIDIFLGNGRFTGDDTIEVNDTTLKFKKAVIATGARAVRPRVEGMEEAGYLTNETVFSLTERPNRLAVIGGGPIGCELAQSFRRLGCEVVLFHRGSHILNKEDADAADIVQKVFLKEGIRLVLGAQLNRVEKTEAGKTLHFNSCTGLEESVTVDEILIGAGRAPNVEGLNLELVGVEYDQRKGVKVNDYLETTNPKIYAAGDICMDWKFTHAADSAARIVIKNTLFSPFGFGKYKLSNLVMPWATYTDPEIAHVGMYEHEAQGKGFNVNTIKIPFSTVDRAIADGEEEGFVKIHHKKGSDQILGATIVATHAGEMISEVTTAIVHKIGLSKLSSVIHPYPTQAEGIKKAADAYRRTLLTPRTKTFLEFLTKLS; from the coding sequence ATGTCAAGTTCTCAATACCAAAGAGTTACTGTTCCACCCATGGACGAGTATAACCAGAGGTTGGTTAACTACGTTCATCCAGGGGATTGGGTTAATCCAAAACCTGTTGATTGTTATGACCTAGTGGTAATTGGTGCTGGTACAGCTGGATTAGTTACAGCAGCAGGTGCAGCAGGTATCGGTGTTGGTTTGAAGGTGGCCTTGATTGAACGGCATTTGATGGGTGGGGATTGTTTAAATGTAGGTTGTGTCCCCTCCAAGTGTTTGATTCGGTCATCTCGGGTAGTGGCTGAGATGCGCAATGCGGGAGCCTTTGGGGTTAAAGTTCCAGATAATATTGAAGTAGACTTCCCGGCAGTGATGGAACGGATGCGTCGGCTACGGGCAGGGATTAGCCATCACGATTCTGCTAAACGCTTCAAAGATACCTATGGTATTGATATATTTTTAGGAAATGGTCGGTTTACCGGTGATGATACCATTGAAGTAAACGATACTACCCTCAAGTTTAAGAAAGCGGTAATTGCTACAGGAGCAAGAGCAGTAAGACCCCGAGTTGAGGGCATGGAAGAGGCGGGGTATCTCACCAATGAAACGGTATTTTCTCTGACAGAACGTCCCAATCGACTAGCTGTTATTGGTGGCGGTCCAATTGGGTGTGAATTAGCTCAGTCTTTCCGCCGTTTAGGTTGTGAAGTGGTGCTGTTCCATCGCGGTTCTCACATTTTAAATAAAGAAGATGCTGACGCTGCCGATATTGTTCAAAAAGTCTTTTTAAAAGAAGGTATCCGTTTAGTCCTGGGTGCCCAATTGAACCGGGTCGAGAAGACAGAGGCAGGTAAAACCTTACACTTCAATAGCTGCACTGGTTTGGAAGAGTCGGTCACGGTAGATGAAATTTTGATCGGTGCTGGACGTGCGCCCAATGTGGAAGGGTTAAATTTGGAACTGGTCGGGGTAGAGTATGACCAGCGTAAAGGAGTTAAGGTGAATGATTACCTTGAAACTACCAATCCCAAAATTTATGCTGCTGGTGATATTTGCATGGACTGGAAGTTTACCCATGCAGCGGATTCAGCCGCACGGATTGTGATTAAGAATACTCTATTTTCTCCCTTTGGCTTCGGTAAATATAAGCTGAGTAACTTGGTGATGCCTTGGGCAACCTATACTGATCCAGAAATTGCCCATGTGGGAATGTATGAACATGAAGCTCAAGGGAAAGGGTTTAATGTTAATACGATTAAAATTCCCTTTAGTACTGTAGACCGAGCGATCGCAGATGGCGAAGAAGAGGGATTTGTTAAAATTCACCACAAGAAGGGGTCAGATCAAATCCTGGGAGCAACTATTGTGGCAACTCATGCAGGGGAAATGATTTCTGAGGTGACTACAGCAATTGTCCATAAGATTGGTTTGAGTAAGCTTTCCAGCGTAATTCATCCCTATCCAACTCAAGCAGAAGGAATTAAAAAAGCCGCAGATGCCTATCGCCGCACTCTCTTAACACCAAGAACTAA